In a genomic window of Coprococcus eutactus:
- a CDS encoding helix-turn-helix domain-containing protein has product MKSLTAVNYDKLWVILNERGMMKTELIRAAKISTNAMAKLGKNEDVRVEVLAKICVTLGCKLDDIVEIES; this is encoded by the coding sequence ATGAAATCACTAACAGCAGTAAATTATGATAAGTTGTGGGTTATTTTAAATGAACGTGGAATGATGAAAACAGAATTGATTAGAGCGGCAAAAATCAGTACAAATGCAATGGCAAAGCTTGGCAAAAACGAAGATGTCCGAGTGGAAGTTTTGGCAAAGATTTGTGTGACTTTGGGATGCAAGTTGGATGATATTGTGGAGATAGAGTCCTGA
- a CDS encoding type IV toxin-antitoxin system AbiEi family antitoxin domain-containing protein — protein sequence MILTYKDCIEKYGSDHLLKKEIAEGRLFQKEKGIYSLQKACSELEIISVKYPRSIFTGESAFYYHSLTDVIPDYYCIATLRTDSRIKDSRVKQSFVKNEIFEVGMTKMKRNNVEINIYSLERMLIELMRFRSKLPFDYYKEIISNYRNKAETMDFALVEEYADYFKNAEKLKDMIQMEVL from the coding sequence ATGATATTGACCTATAAGGATTGTATAGAAAAATATGGCAGTGATCATTTGTTGAAAAAAGAAATTGCAGAAGGTCGATTGTTTCAAAAAGAAAAAGGTATATATTCTTTGCAAAAAGCTTGTTCGGAATTAGAGATTATTAGTGTTAAATATCCACGTTCTATATTTACAGGAGAAAGCGCATTTTATTATCATTCGCTTACGGATGTAATACCGGATTATTATTGTATTGCTACTCTTAGAACAGATAGCAGAATAAAAGATTCACGTGTAAAGCAGTCTTTTGTTAAAAACGAGATTTTTGAAGTTGGAATGACAAAGATGAAGCGAAACAATGTGGAAATCAATATTTATAGCTTAGAACGTATGCTTATTGAACTAATGCGATTTAGAAGTAAACTCCCCTTTGATTATTATAAAGAGATTATTTCGAACTATAGAAATAAAGCAGAAACAATGGATTTTGCTTTGGTTGAGGAATATGCTGATTATTTTAAAAATGCAGAAAAATTGAAGGATATGATTCAGATGGAGGTATTGTGA
- a CDS encoding nucleotidyl transferase AbiEii/AbiGii toxin family protein, with translation MNLLEEVDKIKNEGYSEANAEAKLCQDIIISAISKSSLNRNVTIKGGVVMRSLSGEIRRATQDIDLDFIRYSISEERVFTNSTYKKQVERSRKNWLDMSVEEVLKKDLEFVQGI, from the coding sequence ATGAATTTACTAGAGGAAGTAGATAAAATAAAAAACGAAGGATATAGTGAAGCAAATGCAGAAGCAAAGCTATGCCAGGATATCATAATTAGTGCAATTTCAAAAAGTAGTTTAAATAGAAATGTGACAATTAAAGGTGGTGTGGTTATGCGAAGTTTGTCTGGAGAAATCAGACGTGCTACGCAGGATATTGATCTTGATTTTATCAGGTACTCCATATCAGAGGAAAGAGTATTTACAAATAGTACATATAAAAAACAGGTAGAACGCTCTAGAAAAAATTGGCTTGATATGTCTGTTGAGGAAGTATTAAAAAAGGATTTAGAGTTTGTTCAAGGAATCTAA
- a CDS encoding ATP-binding protein, whose translation MFNYKNLCDYEFEILCKDIMQKKLGVPLQIFARGRDGGIDITDDTVSKNVVIQVKHYINSKYSDLISSLKKEVSKVAELKPEKYYVCCALELTPANKTEIFNLFAEYMEGSCNILSLNDIDEYLQDPANMDIVRKHYKLWLESTNILAEINSRDIFIDCETLLYNIEEEQREFVETSSYRQCIDVLERNRLLMILGMPGTGKTMTTKMLALYYAALGYRIIYTTNGDLQSIKKALSVDKESKEIILLDDCLGQYYFRMKDTQENELMSLIKYVLMHKNKKLIMNSRVTIFQHAKESYIELHSFIDTEKVRLQYIDMDSMTIEDKGRIFKNHLYFRNIPTDHYAQILKNNNYRWIVKHRNYTPRIIEYVTRQNVSSKIAADEYCDFIRRCLDNPTEIWRDEFNNRLKAEDRIFLTSLFSLTDVGVEDKVLRRVFNARITKRTDIDTTRNVWEAVLKRMEGTFVKIIENNGVRQIGAINPSVNDFLKNYLDENEPEVEEIRRNATEYIQVVRGFGPDMADIVKSGDACRYNFASDVEKQLVILSNICELGICINQYRDIVRTFVESLPYAFYNKASTFTVVPSLLSEPLAAYYGTREHLSSEALNDLLDSMDFDDFCVFEENLKNNGLELYELVDSDVVLEKLDKAMRDYIDGYDRSESYTNQDTYELFNENMVYNGSYHEVDVDKVVNILADCVRNDIYDDVTDKLAVFPRAITDDIDLSRYDIWADAGEIESYVCDVLADPGDRDYSDIYDGDSSYSGHLDGMDELDFIFAE comes from the coding sequence ATGTTTAATTACAAAAACCTGTGTGACTACGAATTTGAAATATTGTGCAAGGATATAATGCAGAAGAAGCTGGGAGTTCCTCTTCAGATATTTGCGAGGGGTCGGGATGGTGGCATTGATATAACTGATGATACTGTGAGCAAGAATGTTGTTATACAGGTCAAGCATTATATCAACAGCAAATACAGTGATCTTATATCAAGCCTGAAGAAGGAGGTTTCGAAGGTTGCTGAGCTGAAACCAGAGAAATACTATGTGTGTTGTGCATTGGAGCTAACCCCTGCAAATAAGACGGAGATTTTCAATTTGTTTGCAGAATACATGGAGGGTTCATGTAATATATTGTCGTTGAATGATATAGATGAGTATCTGCAGGATCCGGCAAATATGGATATTGTGCGCAAGCACTATAAATTGTGGCTTGAATCAACAAATATATTGGCAGAGATCAATAGTAGGGATATTTTCATAGATTGTGAAACGCTTCTATACAACATAGAAGAGGAGCAGAGAGAATTTGTTGAAACCTCGAGTTACAGACAGTGTATAGATGTTCTTGAGCGTAATCGTCTGTTGATGATCCTTGGAATGCCTGGAACTGGAAAGACCATGACGACCAAGATGCTTGCTTTGTATTACGCAGCACTGGGTTACCGGATTATTTATACGACAAATGGGGATCTGCAGAGCATAAAGAAAGCTTTGTCAGTTGATAAGGAATCTAAAGAGATTATTCTGTTGGATGACTGCCTTGGACAGTATTACTTCAGAATGAAGGACACCCAGGAAAATGAACTCATGTCTTTGATTAAATATGTGTTGATGCATAAGAACAAGAAACTCATCATGAACTCCAGGGTGACGATATTTCAGCATGCAAAGGAATCTTACATAGAGCTGCACAGTTTTATAGACACGGAGAAGGTGCGGCTTCAGTATATTGATATGGATTCTATGACCATTGAAGACAAGGGCAGGATATTCAAGAATCATTTGTATTTCAGAAATATACCAACGGATCATTATGCTCAGATTCTAAAAAATAATAATTATCGCTGGATAGTCAAACATAGGAATTATACACCGCGTATCATAGAGTATGTTACGCGACAAAATGTATCCAGCAAGATTGCTGCAGATGAATATTGTGATTTTATAAGGAGATGTCTGGATAATCCTACTGAAATCTGGAGAGATGAGTTTAACAACAGGCTCAAGGCGGAGGATAGGATTTTCCTTACTTCACTGTTTTCGTTGACGGACGTCGGTGTGGAGGACAAGGTATTGCGCAGAGTATTCAATGCCCGTATTACGAAAAGAACTGATATAGACACAACCCGAAATGTGTGGGAAGCAGTATTGAAGCGGATGGAGGGAACATTTGTCAAGATTATAGAGAACAATGGCGTGCGGCAAATTGGAGCTATCAACCCATCTGTAAATGACTTTTTGAAGAATTATTTGGATGAGAATGAACCTGAGGTTGAAGAAATCAGGAGAAACGCCACGGAATATATTCAGGTTGTCAGAGGATTCGGACCAGATATGGCGGATATTGTAAAATCTGGAGACGCATGTAGATACAACTTTGCAAGTGATGTCGAAAAGCAGCTTGTCATATTGTCGAATATATGTGAGCTGGGTATATGCATAAATCAATACAGAGATATTGTCAGGACGTTTGTGGAGTCTTTGCCATATGCGTTTTATAACAAAGCAAGTACATTTACTGTAGTGCCTTCTTTGCTCTCGGAGCCGCTGGCAGCATATTATGGCACACGTGAGCATTTGTCGTCAGAGGCGTTGAATGACCTGCTGGATTCGATGGATTTTGATGATTTTTGTGTATTTGAAGAAAATCTGAAGAATAATGGACTGGAACTGTATGAACTGGTGGACAGTGATGTTGTTCTGGAAAAGCTGGACAAGGCCATGCGGGATTACATAGATGGATATGACAGATCCGAAAGTTATACAAATCAGGATACATATGAACTTTTCAATGAGAACATGGTATACAACGGATCATATCATGAGGTTGATGTAGATAAGGTTGTTAATATTTTGGCAGATTGTGTGCGGAATGATATATATGACGATGTGACAGATAAATTGGCGGTATTCCCTCGTGCGATAACAGATGACATTGACTTATCCAGATATGATATCTGGGCGGATGCTGGTGAGATTGAGAGTTATGTGTGCGATGTGCTGGCTGATCCTGGTGACAGAGATTATAGCGACATTTATGATGGTGATAGTTCTTATTCGGGGCATTTGGATGGGATGGATGAGCTGGATTTTATATTTGCGGAGTGA
- a CDS encoding IS256 family transposase, producing MREMMRDYLKNNDISIKDGTDVNSIMRDMMSVILEGALDEELDEELGYSKYDYRNKETDNSRNGHSSKTMHTSYGDMDVAIPRDRNGDYEPQLIKKYQNTVTQDMEEKILSMYAKGMTTGDIESHMRELYDIDISDSTISRITDKILPIVKEWQERPLEEVYAVVFMDAIHYHVRSEGRIVKRAVYIALGIDMNGKKDVLGMYVGENESAKFWLSIMNGLKNRGVEDILIACVDGLNGFPQAIEAVYPKTEIQQCIIHQIRNSTKFVSYKDIKKLMADLKLVYAAPTEETALNELELFKDKWDSKYPKIYKSWHDNWATLSTYFKYPEAVRRLIYTTNAIEGFNRQLRKVTKSKTVFPSDDSLLKMLYLATMDITKKWTGHRQDWGQIHSQLEIYFEERLAGRNL from the coding sequence ATGAGAGAAATGATGCGTGATTATCTGAAGAATAATGATATCAGCATCAAAGACGGCACCGATGTAAACAGTATCATGCGTGACATGATGTCTGTCATTTTGGAAGGTGCTTTGGATGAAGAACTGGATGAAGAATTAGGATATTCCAAGTACGACTATCGAAACAAAGAAACAGACAATAGTAGAAATGGACATTCCAGCAAAACCATGCACACCAGTTATGGAGATATGGATGTGGCAATCCCAAGGGATCGTAATGGTGATTATGAACCACAGCTGATTAAAAAATATCAGAATACCGTAACTCAGGACATGGAAGAAAAAATACTTTCCATGTATGCCAAGGGAATGACAACTGGAGACATTGAATCCCACATGCGTGAATTATACGATATTGATATTTCTGACAGCACAATCAGCCGGATCACAGACAAAATCCTGCCGATTGTAAAAGAATGGCAGGAACGCCCTTTGGAAGAAGTGTATGCTGTAGTATTTATGGATGCAATCCACTATCACGTCCGCAGTGAAGGACGTATTGTAAAACGTGCGGTTTACATTGCCCTTGGTATCGATATGAATGGGAAAAAAGATGTTCTTGGAATGTATGTTGGAGAAAACGAAAGTGCGAAGTTCTGGCTTTCTATCATGAATGGATTAAAAAACAGAGGCGTTGAGGATATCCTGATTGCATGCGTTGATGGTTTAAATGGATTTCCACAGGCAATCGAGGCTGTTTATCCAAAAACAGAGATTCAGCAGTGTATCATCCATCAGATCCGTAATTCAACGAAGTTTGTTTCTTACAAAGATATCAAAAAACTGATGGCTGATCTGAAGCTTGTATATGCGGCTCCAACGGAAGAAACCGCTTTAAATGAACTGGAACTGTTCAAGGATAAATGGGATTCCAAGTACCCGAAAATCTATAAATCCTGGCATGATAACTGGGCAACACTGTCCACTTATTTCAAATATCCAGAGGCAGTAAGACGGCTGATTTATACCACAAATGCCATTGAAGGATTCAACCGCCAGCTCCGGAAAGTGACCAAAAGCAAAACGGTTTTTCCGTCGGATGACAGCCTTTTGAAAATGCTGTATCTGGCAACCATGGATATCACGAAAAAATGGACCGGACACAGGCAGGACTGGGGACAGATCCATTCCCAGCTTGAAATTTATTTTGAAGAACGTCTGGCGGGACGGAACCTGTAA
- a CDS encoding ATP-dependent nuclease, whose protein sequence is MYKGIRFKGYKAFAADTYTELDNLPRVSVIIGKNNSGKSSVIDVMGMMYDRMYAMREEITSCAEEIAAEIPITRDMCDRLLSGYTSIQGYTSGTLWIKSKGRSIGYRVEPEDSGGHIVEWNDRLPLWNSSDANRVESDISRERDTYVFRHVAAERNIVPEEEEKIGGTLEDLSSTGRGASNIIRAFLNDSSYDETIIEDTLLKAVNEIMGPEAVFESIRVQQVQDGYGNVRWEVFLKEEGMSRCPLSRMGSGLKTIILVLLNLLVIPELDEYKNKKMVYGFEELENNLHPAMQRKLFEYIYEFAEMHDVQVFITTHSHVAINAFYDKDDAGIFHVYKQDGRAFVKRIESYLDKTRILDDLDVKASDLLQSNGIIWVEGPSDRVYIKHWLDLYFPDRFVEGVHYQFLYYGGRLLSQYSAEEVTELISVIKTNRNAVIVMDSDKRNRNAQLNDTKKRIIAEFDALGMMSWVTKGKEIENYIPKTAIEEALEVSLKAQCGQYELFPGYIEKYYRGFTGKKVRFARCVVDHMTEENMAGMMDVKKRVTELGGRIAEWNGGQSH, encoded by the coding sequence ATGTACAAAGGAATAAGATTCAAAGGCTACAAGGCATTCGCCGCCGACACATACACAGAACTTGACAACCTTCCACGGGTGTCGGTGATAATAGGCAAGAACAACAGCGGAAAGTCAAGTGTCATCGATGTGATGGGGATGATGTATGACAGGATGTATGCAATGAGGGAGGAGATCACATCCTGTGCAGAAGAGATTGCTGCGGAGATACCGATCACCAGGGATATGTGTGACAGATTGCTCAGCGGGTATACATCGATTCAGGGCTACACAAGCGGAACTCTTTGGATCAAATCAAAAGGCCGGTCGATAGGCTACAGGGTGGAGCCTGAGGACAGCGGTGGACATATAGTGGAGTGGAATGACAGGCTTCCCCTTTGGAACTCCTCAGATGCCAATCGAGTCGAATCTGATATAAGCCGGGAGAGGGACACATACGTGTTCAGACATGTTGCCGCGGAGCGCAATATCGTTCCTGAGGAGGAAGAGAAGATAGGCGGAACACTGGAGGATCTGTCCAGTACCGGCAGGGGCGCAAGCAACATTATCAGGGCATTTCTGAACGATAGCAGCTACGATGAGACGATCATTGAGGACACTCTCTTGAAAGCGGTAAATGAGATCATGGGCCCTGAGGCTGTATTCGAGAGCATACGTGTGCAGCAGGTACAGGATGGCTACGGGAATGTACGGTGGGAGGTGTTTCTCAAGGAGGAGGGCATGAGCCGCTGCCCTTTGTCCCGTATGGGAAGCGGACTCAAGACGATCATTCTGGTGCTGCTCAATCTGCTTGTCATACCGGAGCTGGATGAATATAAGAACAAGAAGATGGTCTATGGCTTCGAGGAGCTTGAGAACAATCTTCACCCCGCCATGCAGAGAAAACTGTTTGAGTATATATATGAATTTGCGGAAATGCATGATGTACAGGTGTTTATCACGACCCATTCGCATGTGGCCATCAATGCATTTTATGACAAGGACGATGCGGGGATATTCCACGTGTACAAACAGGACGGAAGGGCATTTGTCAAAAGGATAGAGTCGTATCTGGACAAGACCCGGATACTTGATGATCTGGACGTGAAGGCGAGTGATCTGCTCCAGTCAAATGGAATCATATGGGTGGAAGGACCATCAGACAGAGTGTACATAAAGCACTGGCTTGACCTGTATTTCCCGGACCGTTTCGTGGAGGGGGTGCATTATCAGTTTCTGTATTATGGTGGAAGACTGCTGTCACAGTACTCGGCTGAGGAAGTGACTGAGCTCATAAGTGTTATCAAGACCAACAGAAATGCTGTTATTGTGATGGACAGTGATAAGAGAAACAGGAATGCCCAGCTGAATGATACCAAGAAGAGGATCATCGCGGAATTTGATGCCCTTGGAATGATGTCGTGGGTCACTAAGGGCAAGGAAATAGAAAACTATATTCCGAAGACCGCCATAGAGGAGGCACTGGAAGTCAGCCTGAAAGCGCAGTGTGGACAATATGAGCTTTTTCCTGGTTACATAGAGAAGTATTACAGAGGTTTCACTGGTAAGAAGGTCAGGTTTGCGAGGTGCGTTGTGGATCACATGACTGAAGAGAACATGGCTGGTATGATGGATGTGAAGAAGCGAGTTACGGAGCTGGGCGGGAGGATCGCTGAGTGGAATGGTGGGCAGTCTCACTGA
- a CDS encoding DHH family phosphoesterase translates to MRLVTRSDFDGLACGALLKEAGIIDHWKFAHPKDLQDGLVEITEDDCLANVPFVEGCGLWFDHHSSEHERLALEGKYKGESRITPSCARIIYEYYGGRERFPQFDDLMEAVDKVDSGNLTIDEVQNPKGWILIGFLMDPRTGLGRFRNFTISNYQLMEKLIDACRTMTTDEILAMPDIQERIVLYNEQTEKFKEMVKAHTVVDGNLIISDLRGVDPIYTGNRFMIYSMYPEQNVSAWIVSGRGGQGCSAACGYSILNRTATMDVGSLMLKYGGGGHKKVGTCQFKNEEMDTKLPQMLDELKAQANA, encoded by the coding sequence ATGAGGTTGGTTACAAGATCAGATTTTGATGGACTTGCATGCGGAGCGCTTTTGAAAGAGGCGGGTATCATAGATCACTGGAAATTTGCACATCCAAAGGACCTTCAGGATGGATTGGTGGAGATCACGGAGGATGACTGTCTTGCGAATGTGCCATTTGTTGAGGGCTGCGGACTTTGGTTCGATCACCACTCAAGTGAGCATGAGAGACTGGCACTTGAGGGCAAATACAAGGGCGAGAGCCGTATCACACCGTCATGTGCGAGGATAATATATGAATATTACGGTGGAAGAGAGAGATTTCCACAGTTTGACGATTTGATGGAGGCTGTTGATAAGGTGGATTCTGGAAATCTTACGATAGACGAGGTGCAGAATCCGAAGGGATGGATCCTCATAGGCTTCCTCATGGATCCGAGAACGGGACTTGGAAGATTCAGAAACTTTACAATTTCTAATTATCAGCTTATGGAGAAGCTTATAGATGCCTGCAGGACCATGACTACGGATGAGATCCTTGCCATGCCTGATATTCAGGAGAGAATTGTGCTATACAATGAGCAGACGGAGAAGTTTAAGGAGATGGTTAAGGCACACACAGTAGTTGACGGTAACCTGATAATAAGTGATCTCCGCGGTGTCGATCCTATATACACAGGCAATCGTTTTATGATCTATAGTATGTATCCTGAGCAGAATGTGTCAGCTTGGATAGTCAGTGGTCGTGGTGGACAGGGCTGTTCAGCCGCATGCGGATACAGCATTCTCAACCGTACAGCGACAATGGATGTCGGAAGTCTTATGCTCAAGTATGGCGGTGGTGGTCACAAGAAGGTTGGCACATGTCAGTTCAAGAACGAGGAGATGGACACTAAGCTTCCACAGATGCTAGACGAACTGAAAGCGCAGGCCAACGCGTAA
- a CDS encoding endonuclease/exonuclease/phosphatase family protein: MKSVKKSNAKPVIKILKIVGAALGIIIFIAAIFVGVLTVTEYKPQDSEDLTVTYNDQQATQDDSFPTDTNKLSQQKKLSIGDNISVVTWNIGYGSLGANADFFMDGGDSVYTSTKEQVLTNMSAITEELNSLSPDIILLQEVDEKSSRSHKINEASIIRDELPSYNSSYAYNYKTLMVPYPIPPIGQVASGIMTLSTYPASTACRIKLPCPFSYPIRLCNLKRCLIVSKVPIDGTDKELVIVNLHLEAYDSGEGKAAQTKMLADILQAETDKGNYVIAGGDFNQTFSNTDISAYPQQSDELWAPSLIDISEFGNDFTCITDSSVPTCRSLDKSYDDADEKFQFYVIDGFIVSSNISIKSIETVNLNFQNSDHNPIKLEVILN, translated from the coding sequence TTGAAATCCGTAAAAAAATCTAACGCTAAGCCAGTGATCAAAATTCTTAAGATAGTAGGTGCTGCTCTTGGAATTATCATTTTTATTGCTGCTATCTTTGTCGGCGTACTCACCGTAACCGAATACAAACCTCAAGACTCTGAGGATCTGACGGTAACTTACAACGACCAGCAAGCTACTCAGGATGATTCATTTCCCACTGATACAAACAAGCTCTCCCAGCAGAAGAAATTATCAATCGGCGATAACATTTCCGTTGTTACATGGAACATCGGCTACGGTTCCCTCGGAGCAAATGCTGACTTTTTCATGGATGGCGGTGATAGTGTGTACACATCCACCAAAGAACAGGTACTAACCAACATGTCTGCCATCACAGAAGAATTGAACAGTTTATCGCCTGATATTATCCTGCTTCAGGAAGTCGATGAGAAATCCTCCCGTAGTCACAAAATAAACGAAGCATCCATAATCAGAGATGAACTGCCCTCATACAACAGTTCTTACGCTTACAACTACAAAACGCTCATGGTGCCATACCCAATTCCGCCCATCGGGCAGGTTGCTTCCGGTATAATGACCCTCAGCACTTATCCGGCATCGACCGCTTGCAGAATCAAGCTTCCTTGCCCATTTTCTTATCCTATCAGGCTGTGCAATCTGAAACGCTGTCTGATTGTATCCAAAGTTCCTATTGATGGTACGGATAAAGAGCTTGTCATTGTAAATCTACACCTTGAAGCCTATGATTCTGGTGAGGGCAAGGCTGCTCAGACGAAAATGCTTGCGGACATACTGCAAGCTGAAACCGATAAAGGCAATTACGTGATAGCCGGGGGCGACTTCAACCAGACATTTTCAAATACCGACATATCAGCCTATCCCCAGCAATCCGATGAACTGTGGGCTCCTAGTCTCATCGATATTTCAGAATTTGGAAATGATTTTACATGTATAACTGATTCGTCAGTTCCTACATGCCGTTCCCTGGACAAGTCTTATGATGACGCAGATGAAAAATTTCAGTTTTATGTAATTGACGGTTTTATTGTTTCATCAAATATTTCTATCAAGTCTATTGAAACAGTTAATCTGAATTTTCAAAACTCAGATCACAATCCAATAAAACTTGAGGTAATACTTAATTAA
- a CDS encoding VanZ family protein gives MFDYIIKDVMEVVGYLPIGILCGILAVAIYLVCVWHAGRKRHLDIHLSDGSSEIDDNDVPAVTSAVTHIWNSMVWFLLGVYLAVMFVTVFLSREPGSRQGIDMTLFGTWGETPQAHAFVIENILLFVPFGILYPLAVSTTDRKPDLRKKIGWEKFTVLLGFLISVGIETVQLITERGYCQLDDVVMNTLGALVGYVVFASLKFWTGLVFEKQT, from the coding sequence ATGTTTGATTATATAATTAAAGATGTTATGGAAGTGGTGGGATACCTGCCCATAGGAATTCTGTGCGGAATCCTTGCGGTTGCTATATATCTCGTGTGCGTGTGGCATGCTGGGAGAAAAAGACATTTGGATATTCATTTGTCGGATGGCAGCAGTGAAATAGATGATAATGATGTTCCGGCTGTGACCTCAGCGGTAACTCACATATGGAATTCTATGGTGTGGTTTCTGCTCGGAGTGTATCTTGCAGTTATGTTTGTGACGGTCTTTCTGTCTAGAGAGCCGGGGTCTAGGCAGGGGATAGACATGACATTGTTCGGAACCTGGGGCGAGACACCGCAGGCGCATGCATTTGTCATAGAGAATATACTGTTGTTTGTCCCGTTTGGAATATTGTATCCGCTGGCGGTTTCGACGACGGACAGAAAGCCGGATCTCAGGAAGAAAATAGGCTGGGAGAAATTCACAGTGCTGTTGGGATTCCTCATAAGCGTTGGGATAGAGACAGTGCAGCTTATAACGGAGCGCGGATATTGCCAGCTGGATGATGTGGTGATGAACACGCTGGGAGCACTGGTGGGGTATGTGGTATTTGCCTCTTTGAAATTTTGGACAGGCTTAGTCTTTGAAAAGCAGACGTGA
- a CDS encoding C69 family dipeptidase: MPCTTILVGKAASYDGSTIIARNDDSGAGSYTPKKYAVVHPEEQPRIYKSVISHVEIELPDDPMRYTCVPNALSGEGIWAASGVNAANVAMTATETITSNPRVLGADPLVCYEPADGDKPEKAGGIGEEDIVSITLPYIKSAREGVIRLGSLLEQYGTYEMNGIAFQDVDEIWWLETIGGHHWIARKVPDDVYVVMPNQFGMDEFDLADAFGAQNEFMCSADLPEFIEKYHLNVENMECVMLRNISQTGELQDKDENDDCGQEVDDTNNETDSSDGTYTSIICPRDIFGSHDDADHVYNTPRAWFMERTLNPNSAVWDGSDADFTPVSDDIPWCMIPEKKITMEDVKYVLSSHYQGTPYDPYGNYGDKSLRGAYRSIGVNRTDFMSAIQIRPYAGEDSSAIQWLAFASNAFNVMVPFYTNVDEVPEYLANTSAEVSTDNFYWTSRMIAAMADASYAKSVFHIERYDEKVMSKAHEIIYRYDDLLGADRDVQTDAVSKLGQKLRQQANRETADMVRQAASDTLGKVLYELSNQMKNSYSRSDA, encoded by the coding sequence ATGCCGTGCACAACAATTTTAGTGGGTAAGGCCGCCTCATATGACGGTTCAACGATAATAGCGAGAAATGATGATTCGGGGGCTGGTTCATACACTCCGAAGAAGTATGCTGTGGTGCATCCTGAGGAGCAGCCGCGCATTTACAAGTCTGTTATTTCCCATGTGGAGATAGAGCTTCCGGACGATCCGATGAGATACACCTGTGTGCCGAACGCTCTAAGCGGTGAGGGAATCTGGGCGGCCAGCGGAGTAAATGCAGCAAATGTGGCGATGACCGCAACTGAGACTATAACCTCGAATCCGAGGGTGCTCGGGGCGGACCCGCTTGTGTGTTATGAGCCAGCAGACGGAGATAAGCCCGAGAAGGCAGGTGGAATAGGTGAGGAGGACATCGTGTCCATCACTCTTCCATATATAAAAAGTGCCAGAGAGGGTGTAATTCGCCTTGGAAGTCTGCTTGAACAGTACGGAACTTATGAGATGAATGGAATAGCATTTCAGGACGTGGATGAGATCTGGTGGCTTGAGACCATCGGCGGACATCACTGGATCGCGAGAAAGGTTCCAGATGACGTGTATGTTGTCATGCCAAACCAGTTCGGCATGGATGAATTTGACCTGGCAGATGCATTTGGGGCACAGAACGAATTTATGTGTTCAGCGGATCTTCCGGAATTTATAGAGAAATATCATCTGAACGTGGAGAATATGGAGTGCGTGATGCTGCGGAATATATCACAGACCGGAGAGCTACAGGATAAAGATGAGAACGATGATTGTGGACAAGAAGTCGACGACACCAACAATGAGACCGATTCGTCGGATGGCACATATACAAGTATAATATGCCCGAGGGATATATTTGGCAGTCATGACGATGCGGACCATGTGTATAATACGCCGAGAGCATGGTTCATGGAGAGGACACTTAATCCGAATTCCGCTGTCTGGGATGGCTCGGACGCAGACTTTACTCCGGTGTCGGACGATATTCCGTGGTGCATGATACCAGAGAAGAAGATAACTATGGAGGACGTGAAGTATGTCCTGTCCTCACATTATCAGGGCACTCCGTATGATCCATATGGAAATTACGGCGATAAAAGCCTTCGAGGTGCATACAGGTCAATCGGAGTGAACAGAACGGATTTTATGTCGGCGATCCAGATCAGGCCGTATGCAGGTGAGGACAGCAGTGCCATTCAGTGGCTGGCATTTGCATCAAATGCATTCAATGTCATGGTGCCATTTTACACAAATGTTGACGAGGTTCCAGAGTATCTGGCAAATACCTCCGCGGAAGTGTCCACGGACAATTTCTACTGGACCAGCCGTATGATCGCGGCAATGGCGGATGCATCGTATGCGAAGTCGGTGTTCCATATTGAGAGATATGACGAGAAGGTCATGTCTAAGGCGCATGAGATCATATACAGGTATGATGATCTTCTGGGAGCTGATAGGGATGTGCAGACGGATGCTGTAAGTAAGTTGGGGCAGAAACTCAGGCAGCAGGCAAACCGGGAGACTGCAGATATGGTAAGGCAGGCGGCAAGCGACACTCTTGGAAAGGTGCTTTATGAGCTGAGCAATCAGATGAAAAATTCATACTCCAGATCGGATGCGTAA